Proteins from a single region of Corylus avellana chromosome ca11, CavTom2PMs-1.0:
- the LOC132165418 gene encoding protein unc-13 homolog, with the protein MASILRDRILGSSKRHSLGGSKRHDEPQRPMQHHQQQVYPVEDLPCPFGDLGSNFSDSELRETAYEILVAACRSTGTRALTYIPQSEKADRAPALAPSASLQRSLSSSASRVKKALGLKTTPSKRRSGGGGGGESVSQGRVKKAVTVGELMRVQMRVSEQTDSRIRRALLRVAAGQLGRRIELMVLPLELLQQFKSSDFPNQQEYEAWQRKNLKVLEAGLLLHPHLPLEKTDTAAQRLRQIIRGALEKPLETGKHNESMQALRSVVTSLACRSFDGSTSDTCHWADGFPLNLRLYQMLLDSCFDINEETTIIEDVDEVLELIKKTWVILGLNQKLHNLCFSWVLFHRYVVTGQVESDLLFASNNMLIEVEKDAKAITDPVESKILSSTLSLVLGWAEKRLLAYRDTFHSGTIESMQIVVSLGVLSAKILVEDISREYRKKRKEVNVTFERVETYIRSSLRTAFAQKMEKVNSSKRISKNQNSPLPALSILAQETSELALNEKEIFSPILKRWHPLAAGVAVATLHSCYGNELKQFITNISELTPDTLQVLRAADKLEKDLVQIAVEDAVDSEDGGKSIIQEMPPYEAEAVIVNLVKSWIKTRVDRLKEWTDRNLQQEVWNPRANKEGFAPSAVEVLRIIDETLDAFFMLPIPMHPLLLPELMTGFDRCLQHYILRAKSGCGTRNTYIPSMPALTRCSTGSKFHGVFKKKEKSHIIHKRKSQVGTSNGDNSLGIPQLCVRINTLQQIRTELGVLDKRTIAHLQNAECTHVDYIENETGKRFELSATACVEGIQQLCEAIAYKIIFHELSHVLWDGLYVGEVSSSRIEPFLQELEQNLEIISSTVHDRARTRVITEVMKASFDGFVLVLLAGGPSRTFTQQDSEIIKEDFKFLTDLFWSSGDGLPADLIDKFSTTVKSILPLFSTNTESLVEQFRRLVVETYGSSTKSKLQLPPTSGHWGPTEPNTILRVLCCRNDETAAKFLKKTYNLPKKLNNAGF; encoded by the exons ATGGCCAGTATTTTGAGGGACAGAATATTGGGATCCTCCAAGAGACACTCACTTGGCGGCTCCAAAAGGCACGACGAGCCCCAGAGACCCATGCAGCACCACCAACAGCAAGTGTACCCGGTCGAAGACCTGCCCTGCCCATTCGGCGACCTGGGTTCCAACTTCTCGGACTCGGAGCTTCGAGAGACGGCCTACGAGATCCTCGTCGCGGCGTGCCGGAGTACCGGGACGAGGGCGTTGACCTACATCCCGCAGTCGGAGAAGGCCGACCGGGCTCCGGCGCTTGCGCCATCAGCGTCGCTGCAGAGGTCGCTGTCGTCGTCGGCGAGCCGGGTGAAGAAGGCTTTGGGGCTGAAAACGACGCCGTCGAAGAGGAgaagtggtggtggtggtggtggtgagtCGGTGAGCCAGGGGCGAGTGAAGAAGGCGGTGACGGTTGGGGAGCTGATGAGGGTGCAGATGAGGGTTTCGGAGCAAACGGATTCGAGAATTAGGAGAGCTCTGTTGAGGGTCGCTGCTGGGCAG CTTGGAAGGCGAATAGAGTTGATGGTTTTGCCACTTGAGCTATTACAGCAGTTCAAATCTTCAGATTTTCCCAATCAGCAAGAATATGAGGCTTGGCAAAGGAAGAATCTGAAGGTTTTGGAAGCAGGACTTCTTCTGCATCCTCACCTGCCACTGGAAAAGACTGACACTGCAGCACAACGGCTCCGGCAGATTATTCGTGGGGCCCTAGAGAAGCCCCTAGAAACCGGAAAGCACAATGAATCAATGCAAGCCTTGCGTAGTGTTGTTACGTCTCTTGCTTGCAGATCATTTGATGGATCTACATCCGACACATGCCACTGGGCAGATGGGTTTCCACTGAACCTCAGGCTCTACCAAATGCTCTTAGATTCATGTTTTGATATTAATGAAGAAACAACTATTATTGAAGATGTTGATGAGGTTTTAGAACTCATAAAGAAGACCTGGGTAATCCTCGGATTGAACCAGAAGCTGCATAATCTTTGTTTCTCATGGGTTTTATTCCACCGTTATGTTGTAACTGGCCAAGTAGAAAGTGACCTGCTATTTGCATCCAATAATATGTTGATCGAAGTTGAGAAAGACGCCAAGGCAATAACGGATCCAGTTGAATCAAAAATTTTGAGCTCTACGTTGAGTTTGGTATTGGGCTGGGCAGAGAAAAGGCTTCTTGCTTACCGTGATACTTTCCACAGTGGTACTATCGAATCAATGCAAATTGTTGTCTCTCTAGGGGTATTGTCAGCCAAGATATTGGTAGAAGATATCTCTCGTGAGTATCGTAAGAAGAGGAAAGAAGTTAATGTGACCTTTGAAAGGGTTGAAACTTATATAAGATCATCGCTACGCACTGCTTTTGCTCAG aaaatggagaaggtgaactCAAGCAAGCGTATATCTAAGAACCAGAACAGTCCTCTTCCTGCCCTTTCCATCCTTGCACAAGAGACTAGTGAACTGGCTCTTAATGAGAAAGAGATATTTAGTCCAATACTGAAGAGGTGGCACCCTCTTGCAGCAGGTGTTGCTGTAGCTACCCTTCATTCTTGCTATGGGAATGAGCTGAAGCAATTTATTACAAATATTAGTGAGTTGACACCTGATACACTACAAGTGCTGAGAGCCGCTGACAAATTGGAGAAAGATCTTGTGCAGATTGCAGTTGAAGATGCAGTGGACAGTGAGGATGGTGGGAAGTCTATTATACAAGAGATGCCTCCTTATGAGGCTGAAGCTGTAATTGTCAATCTGGTAAAGTCATGGATAAAGACAAGAGTTGACAGACTGAAGGAATGGACTGACAGGAATCTACAACAAGAG GTATGGAATCCACGGGCCAACAAGGAGGGGTTTGCTCCTTCTGCTGTTGAAGTTCTCCGAATCATAGATGAAACTTTGGATGCATTCTTTATGTTGCCAATTCCTATGCATCCATTGCTGCTTCCTGAATTGATGACTGGTTTTGACAGATGTCTTCAACATTACATATTGAGGGCCAAGTCTGGCTGTG GAACCCGAAATACTTACATTCCTAGTATGCCTGCTTTGACTAGATGTTCAACTGGATCAAAGTTCCATGGTGTGttcaaaaagaaggaaaaatcaCATATAATACACAAGAGGAAATCTCAGGTTGGAACTTCAAATGGGGATAACTCCCTTGGGATACCCCAGCTTTGTGTTCGCATTAATACTTTGCAGCAAATACGAACAGAGTTGGGAGTTTTGGATAAGAGGACAATTGCTCATCTTCAAAATGCTGAATGCACTCATGTGGACTATATTGAAAATGAGACGGGAAAAAGGTTTGAGCTTTCAGCAACTGCTTGTGTGGAAGGGATCCAACAACTCTGTGAGGCAATAGCATATAAGATCATCTTCCATGAGCTAAGTCATGTTCTTTGGGATGGCTTGTATGTTGGGGAAGTTTCTTCTTCTAGGATTGAGCCCTTCCTTCAGGAGCTTGAGCAAAATTTGGAAATTATTTCATCAACAGTGCATGACAGAGCCAGAACGCGTGTGATTACTGAAGTAATGAAAGCTTCTTTTGATGGGTTCGTGTTGGTTTTGCTTGCTGGAGGCCCTTCACGTACTTTCACTCAACAAGATTCTGAAATAATAAAGGAGGATTTCAAGTTTCTTACAGACCTATTTTGGTCCAGTGGTGATGGATTGCCCGCTGATTTAATAGATAAGTTTTCAACCACAGTTAAAAGTATCCTCCCTCTATTTTCTACTAATACAGAGAGCCTAGTTGAGCAATTCAGACGTTTAGTTGTTGAGACCTATGGCTCTTCTACTAAATCTAAGCTTCAGTTGCCTCCAACTTCCGGTCACTGGGGTCCCACCGAACCAAACACGATTTTGCGAGTTCTGTGTTGTCGGAACGATGAAACTGCTGCAAAGTTTCTTAAAAAGACTTACAATCTGCCCAAGAAATTAAACAATGCTGGGTTCTGA
- the LOC132165821 gene encoding 17.5 kDa class I heat shock protein-like, which produces MSLIPSLLGAQRTNIFDPISLDIWDPFQGFPFASASDQSSAFVNTRVDWKETPEAHIFKADLPGLKKEEVKVQVEEGRVLQISGERNREQEEKNDKWHRIERSSGKFLRRFRLPENAKMDQVKASMENGVLTVTVPKEEEKKPAEAKAVEISG; this is translated from the coding sequence ATGTCGCTCATTCCAAGCCTTCTTGGTGCCCAACGAACAAACATCTTTGATCCCATTTCTTTGGACATCTGGGATCCCTTCCAAGGCTTCCCTTTCGCTTCAGCAAGTGATCAGAGCTCTGCGTTTGTGAACACGCGTGTTGATTGGAAGGAGACCCCGGAGGCTCACATTTTCAAGGCTGATCTTCCTGGGCTGAAGAAGGAAGAAGTGAAGGTCCAGGTGGAGGAAGGCAGAGTGCTCCAGATCAGTGGGGAGAGAAACAGAGAGCAAGAGGAGAAGAATGATAAATGGCATCGGATTGAGAGGAGCAGTGGGAAGTTTCTGCGGCGGTTCAGGTTGCCAGAAAATGCAAAGATGGATCAGGTGAAGGCTAGCATGGAGAATGGCGTGCTCACTGTGACTGTCCcaaaggaggaggagaagaagccTGCTGAGGCTAAGGCCGTTGAGATCTCCGGCTAA
- the LOC132165986 gene encoding pentatricopeptide repeat-containing protein At4g02750-like — MKAKHNLRHAVDLLYSRGSATSEAYTRLLLECVRANEVDQAKRLQNHMELHFFQPDSAFIQNRLLHLYAKSGKLLDARNLFDRMLKRDVFSWNAMLSAYAKTGSVEDLRATFGQMPFCDSVSYNTMIAGFAGNECSSEALEMFVRMQEEGFEPTEYTHVSALHACSQLLDLRRGKQIHGRIIVGNLCGNVFIWNALIDIYAKCGDIDRARCLFDRMVNRNVVSWNSIISGYVKNGQPEKCIELFHEMKLWDLKPDQVTISNVLGAYFQCGYVDEASKIFSEIKEKDKICWTTMIVGYTQNGREEDALMLFGTMLLANVRPDSFTISSVVSSCAKLASLYNGQAVHGKTVHMGVDDGLLVSSALVDMYCKCGVTSDAWMVFKTMPTLNVVSWNAMIGGYAQNGQHQEALALYEKMLQENLKPDNVTFIGVLSACVHASLIEQGHEYFDSISKQHGMIPTLDHYACMINLLGRSGYMDKAVDLIEGMPHEPNCLIWSTLLSVSAIKGDIKQAEMAARNLFELDPLNAGPYIMLSNIYATCGRWKDVASMRTLMKNKNVKKFAAYSWIEIDNRVHKFVSEDRTHPETEKIYEELNRLIRELHKVGFAPNTNLVLHDVGEKEKYESICYHSEKLALAYGLIRKPHGGTPLRIIKNIRVCGDCHVFMKFVSKIIGRPIILRDSNRYHHFIEGKCSCKDYW, encoded by the coding sequence ATGAAAGCCAAGCACAATCTTCGCCACGCGGTAGACCTCTTGTACTCTCGTGGGTCTGCAACTTCTGAGGCGTACACTCGTCTCCTGCTCGAATGCGTCCGAGCCAACGAAGTTGACCAAGCCAAGCGACTGCAAAACCACATGGAGCTTCACTTCTTCCAACCGGACAGCGCTTTCATTCAAAATCGTCTTCTTCATTTGTATGCAAAATCTGGGAAACTTTTGGATGCTCGAAACCTGTTCGACAGAATGCTTAAAAGGGACGTTTTCTCTTGGAATGCTATGCTATCTGCGTATGCGAAGACGGGTTCAGTCGAGGATTTGCGGGCGACTTTTGGTCAGATGCCTTTCTGTGATTCAGTTTCGTATAATACGATGATTGCAGGTTTTGCTGGAAATGAGTGTTCCAGCGAGGCCTTGGAGATGTTTGTGAGAATGCAGGAAGAAGGCTTTGAACCTACGGAGTATACCCATGTCAGCGCATTGCATGCATGCTCGCAGTTATTGGATTTGAGGCGTGGGAAACAGATTCATGGGAGGATTATTGTCGGTAATTTGTGTGGGAAtgtttttatttggaatgcttTGATAGATATATATGCCAAATGCGGTGACATAGATCGCGCAAGATGTTTGTTTGATCGAATGGTTAACAGGAATGTGGTTTCCTGGAATTCGATTATCTCTGGGTATGTGAAAAATGGCCAGCCTGAGAAATGCATAGAGTTATTCCATGAAATGAAGTTATGGGATTTGAAGCCTGACCAAGTTACGATTTCAAATGTTCTCGGAGCTTACTTTCAATGTGGATATGTAGATGAAGCTAGTAAGATATTTAGCGAGATCAAGGAGAAGGATAAGATCTGTTGGACTACAATGATAGTAGGTTATACACAAAACGGGAGAGAAGAGGATGCTTTGATGTTGTTTGGCACGATGCTACTAGCAAATGTCAGACCTGATAGTTTTACTATTTCAAGTGTGGTTAGTTCCTGCGCGAAATTAGCTTCTTTGTATAATGGCCAGGCTGTTCATGGAAAAACAGTTCATATGGGAGTTGATGATGGTTTGCTTGTGTCTAGTGCCCTTGTCGATATGTATTGCAAGTGCGGAGTCACTTCAGATGCTTGGATGGTTTTCAAAACAATGCCAACTTTGAATGTGGTTTCCTGGAATGCGATGATTGGAGGTTATGCACAGAATGGACAGCATCAAGAGGCCTTGGCCCTCTATGAGAAAATGTTGCAAGAAAACTTGAAACCTGataatgttacttttatagGTGTTTTATCTGCTTGTGTCCACGCTAGTTTGATTGAACAAGGACATGAATATTTCGATTCAATAAGCAAACAGCATGGTATGATACCTACTTTGGATCATTATGCATGCATGATCAATCTCCTTGGTCGTTCAGGTTACATGGACAAAGCAGTAGATCTTATTGAAGGTATGCCCCATGAACCAAATTGTCTAATCTGGTCTACCCTTCTATCTGTTAGTGCAATCAAGGGTGACATCAAACAAGCAGAGATGGCAGCTAGGAATCTCTTTGAATTGGATCCGCTCAATGCTGGACCTTACATCATGCTTTCCAACATATATGCTACTTGTGGAAGATGGAAAGATGTGGCATCCATGAGAACTCTCATGAAGAACAAGAATGTCAAAAAATTTGCTGCTTACAGTTGGATTGAGATTGATAACAGAGTACACAAATTTGTTTCAGAAGATCGGACTCATCCGGAAACtgaaaaaatttatgaagaaCTAAACAGACTGATTAGGGAACTCCATAAAGTTGGCTTTGCTCCTAACACAAACTTGGTTCTTCATGATGTGGGGGAAAAGGAAAAGTATGAATCTATCTGTTACCACAGCGAGAAACTTGCTCTTGCATATGGGTTAATTCGAAAACCTCATGGAGGCACACCCTTAaggattataaaaaatattcgGGTTTGTGGAGATTGCCATGTGTTTATGAAGTTTGTATCCAAAATAATTGGACGACCAATTATCTTGAGAGATTCAAACAGATATCATCATTTCATTGAAGGGAAGTGCTCTTGCAAGGACTATTGGTAA